Proteins encoded together in one Deinococcus hopiensis KR-140 window:
- a CDS encoding response regulator transcription factor, with amino-acid sequence MIRLLLAEDQALVRGALAALLSLEGDLEVVGMAADGEEALAQVKALRPDILVTDIEMPRLSGLDLAERLGAEVPGVRVVIVTTFGRAGYLRRALEVGARGYLLKDAPAADLADAIRRVHAGGRAVDPTLAAEAWGDRNPLTDRERQVLREAETGATTAQIAAALNLSEGTVRNYLSEAIGKLEAGNRVEAARQAREKGWL; translated from the coding sequence GTGATCCGCCTCCTCCTGGCCGAAGACCAGGCCCTCGTGCGTGGAGCGCTCGCGGCGCTGCTGTCGCTGGAGGGCGATCTGGAGGTGGTGGGCATGGCGGCGGACGGCGAGGAGGCGCTGGCCCAGGTAAAGGCGCTGCGCCCCGATATCCTCGTGACCGACATCGAGATGCCGCGCCTGAGTGGACTGGACCTTGCCGAGCGCCTGGGCGCCGAGGTGCCGGGGGTCCGCGTGGTGATCGTGACCACCTTCGGGCGGGCGGGCTACCTGCGCCGGGCGCTGGAGGTGGGCGCGCGCGGCTACCTGCTCAAGGACGCCCCCGCCGCCGATCTGGCCGATGCCATCCGCCGCGTGCATGCCGGAGGCCGCGCCGTGGACCCCACGCTGGCCGCCGAGGCGTGGGGGGACCGCAATCCCCTCACGGACCGGGAGCGCCAGGTGCTGCGTGAGGCCGAGACGGGGGCCACCACCGCGCAGATCGCCGCGGCGCTGAACCTCTCGGAGGGCACGGTCCGCAATTACCTGTCGGAAGCCATCGGCAAACTGGAGGCCGGAAACCGCGTAGAGGCGGCGCGGCAAGCACGGGAGAAGGGGTGGCTGTAG
- a CDS encoding sensor histidine kinase, translating into MTRPPPPHPDQRRPLFWRVFPLVWLVYLYFPLAELFRTPHPVPILVLNLTGVGIFVGLWWRLYSRQGHHPQTHGFLVAFTAGWCFFLYATSFPALGFNAATFLVYAAGVLGFQGNRVVLAFGYLGVLAALLVPWQFGVAQIGLFDLAQMLLLSAVAMWGNHASHRQNVARVRLAQVQAEKEALAADAERERIARDLHDLLGHTLSVIVLKSELASKLAERDPARAAQEIREVERISREALTEVRAAVSGYRGSGLRSELARAKVALDAAGVRLEYGGQECPLPPEVEHSMGMVLREAVTNVVRHARAGECRVSITREMGGYRLEIADNGVGGEAPEGTGLTSMRERVRALGGEFSRSGTAGTRVVAKFPEGEGGGRRAEGNQTPGAPPSALRPLPDRSSG; encoded by the coding sequence ATGACCCGGCCTCCCCCACCCCATCCTGACCAGCGCCGCCCCCTGTTCTGGCGGGTCTTTCCGCTGGTGTGGCTGGTCTACCTGTATTTTCCGCTCGCGGAACTGTTTCGCACGCCCCATCCGGTACCCATCCTGGTGCTGAACCTCACAGGCGTGGGCATTTTCGTGGGTCTGTGGTGGCGGCTGTACTCCCGGCAGGGCCACCATCCGCAGACCCACGGTTTCCTGGTGGCCTTCACGGCGGGCTGGTGCTTTTTTCTGTACGCCACGTCCTTTCCGGCCCTGGGCTTCAACGCCGCCACCTTCCTGGTGTATGCCGCTGGGGTCCTGGGATTTCAGGGCAACCGGGTGGTGCTCGCGTTCGGCTACCTGGGTGTACTGGCAGCTCTGCTCGTGCCGTGGCAGTTCGGCGTGGCGCAAATCGGCCTGTTCGATCTGGCCCAGATGCTGCTGCTGTCGGCAGTGGCGATGTGGGGCAACCACGCCTCCCACCGCCAGAACGTCGCCCGCGTCCGGCTGGCGCAGGTGCAGGCCGAGAAAGAAGCCCTGGCTGCCGACGCTGAGCGTGAACGGATCGCCCGGGACCTGCATGACTTGCTGGGCCACACCCTCTCCGTGATCGTGCTGAAAAGCGAACTGGCCAGCAAGCTGGCAGAGCGCGATCCGGCCCGCGCCGCCCAGGAAATCCGTGAGGTGGAGCGCATCAGCCGCGAGGCCCTGACCGAGGTGCGCGCGGCGGTGAGCGGCTACCGGGGCAGCGGCCTGCGCTCGGAACTCGCCCGGGCGAAGGTGGCCCTCGACGCGGCCGGCGTGCGGCTGGAATACGGCGGCCAGGAATGCCCACTGCCGCCCGAGGTGGAGCACAGCATGGGCATGGTGCTGCGCGAGGCGGTCACAAACGTGGTGCGCCACGCCCGTGCGGGCGAGTGCCGCGTGAGCATCACCCGCGAAATGGGAGGCTACCGCCTTGAAATTGCTGACAACGGCGTGGGCGGCGAGGCCCCTGAGGGCACCGGCCTCACCTCCATGCGCGAGCGGGTGCGGGCACTGGGGGGCGAGTTCAGCCGCAGCGGAACGGCGGGGACGCGGGTGGTGGCGAAGTTTCCGGAGGGCGAAGGCGGAGGGCGAAGAGCAGAGGGGAATCAAACCCCCGGCGCGCCGCCTTCTGCTCTCCGCCCCCTGCCAGACCGCTCCTCGGGCTGA
- a CDS encoding DUF1349 domain-containing protein, producing MWTDMTWHAPPPFAREHPDGALEVRTGNRTDFWRETQYGFTRDDGHALLRGAPLEFTASVRVRGEYRHLYDQAGLMLRASGAHWVKTGVEYVGRQQWSTVATLERSDWSVAPAADYPEMTFRMVRRGDALIVHARPEDGMPWALLRVAYFPPDLPAQVGVMACSPQREGFRVTFREFTLSGVDCRSLHELVQP from the coding sequence ATGTGGACCGACATGACCTGGCACGCTCCGCCCCCTTTTGCGCGGGAACACCCGGACGGCGCGTTGGAGGTCCGCACAGGAAACCGGACGGACTTCTGGCGTGAGACGCAGTACGGCTTCACGCGGGACGACGGCCATGCCCTGCTGCGAGGCGCCCCACTCGAATTTACCGCGAGCGTGCGGGTGCGCGGGGAATATAGGCATCTCTACGATCAGGCCGGGCTGATGCTGCGGGCGAGCGGGGCGCACTGGGTCAAGACCGGCGTGGAATACGTGGGCCGTCAGCAGTGGAGCACTGTGGCCACGCTGGAGCGCTCAGACTGGAGCGTGGCCCCCGCTGCCGATTATCCGGAGATGACCTTCCGCATGGTCCGCCGGGGCGACGCGCTGATCGTTCATGCCCGCCCAGAGGACGGGATGCCCTGGGCCCTGCTGCGGGTCGCCTACTTTCCGCCGGACCTGCCGGCGCAGGTGGGGGTGATGGCGTGCAGTCCCCAGCGTGAGGGCTTCCGGGTGACGTTCCGGGAGTTCACGCTGTCCGGCGTGGACTGCCGCTCCCTGCACGAACTGGTCCAGCCCTGA
- a CDS encoding ABC transporter permease has translation MTTLTPTLTTTPRRAPTLPLLGQLVLAELRRMIRNPMFAMGTLGFPLIFFALFGLPNVHEKTDAGVSVGQYLLVSFGTYSLLSLAMFSFGAAVAAERTGGWLRLMRAAPLPAPLYLTGKVVAALCFSAVSLTALYLFGHVAGGVTFPLGEGLRIAGELLLGMIPLIALGLCIGFLATPTSASVVAQIISVLMSFGSGLFMPLDQLPKVVQNLAPYLPSYHLGQLGWTAVEGQGGSAVHWAWLAGYTVVLGLLAAWAYRRDEARGQ, from the coding sequence ATGACCACCCTGACCCCCACCCTCACCACCACTCCCCGCCGCGCGCCCACGCTTCCCCTGCTGGGGCAGCTCGTCCTGGCCGAGCTGAGGCGCATGATCCGCAACCCGATGTTTGCGATGGGGACGCTGGGCTTTCCGCTGATTTTCTTTGCGCTGTTCGGGTTACCCAATGTGCACGAGAAGACGGACGCGGGCGTGAGCGTCGGGCAGTACCTGCTGGTAAGCTTCGGCACGTACTCGCTGCTCTCGCTGGCGATGTTCTCGTTTGGGGCCGCCGTCGCCGCCGAGCGCACCGGGGGCTGGCTGCGGCTGATGCGCGCTGCCCCGCTCCCGGCCCCGCTGTACCTGACGGGCAAGGTGGTGGCCGCGCTGTGCTTCAGCGCCGTGAGCCTGACCGCGCTGTACCTGTTCGGGCATGTTGCGGGCGGCGTCACCTTTCCCTTGGGCGAGGGCCTGCGGATCGCCGGGGAACTGCTGCTGGGCATGATTCCGCTGATCGCTCTGGGCTTGTGCATCGGCTTTCTGGCGACGCCCACGAGCGCCAGCGTGGTGGCCCAGATCATCTCCGTACTGATGTCCTTCGGCTCGGGGCTGTTCATGCCGCTGGACCAACTGCCCAAAGTGGTGCAAAACCTCGCGCCGTACCTGCCCTCGTACCACCTCGGACAACTGGGCTGGACCGCCGTGGAAGGGCAGGGTGGCAGCGCCGTTCACTGGGCCTGGCTGGCGGGGTACACGGTGGTGCTGGGTCTGCTCGCCGCCTGGGCCTACCGCCGCGACGAGGCGCGCGGGCAGTAA
- a CDS encoding ABC transporter ATP-binding protein — protein MTGAAIELSGVGKTFGRVQALQGLDLEVRPGELTALLGPNGAGKTTAIGLMLGLLRPTAGAVRVLGGDPRDATTRAQVGSMPQESALPAALTVREAVTLFARMYPSPLPVDETLALADLLPLGGRRAGALSGGQARRLAFALAMVGNPAVLYLDEPTTGMDAGSRQGFWAAVERLKRGGRTILLTTHYLEEAERTADRVVVMNAGRILADGTPGALRSSIATSHVRFQSDLVLTELQHLPGVEGAEVDERGHATLTTRTPEALLTALVQSGTPFSQLEVTRASLEDAFMSLTGSVKA, from the coding sequence ATGACGGGAGCAGCGATAGAACTCAGTGGGGTGGGCAAGACGTTCGGACGGGTGCAGGCCTTGCAGGGCCTCGATCTGGAGGTGCGGCCCGGAGAACTGACCGCCCTGCTGGGGCCCAACGGCGCGGGCAAGACCACGGCCATCGGACTGATGCTGGGGCTGCTGCGGCCTACGGCCGGCGCGGTGCGGGTGCTGGGAGGCGATCCGCGCGACGCCACCACCCGGGCGCAGGTGGGGTCCATGCCCCAGGAAAGTGCTCTCCCCGCTGCGCTGACGGTGCGCGAGGCGGTGACCCTGTTCGCGCGGATGTACCCCTCGCCGCTGCCGGTGGACGAGACGCTGGCGTTGGCAGATCTGCTACCGCTGGGGGGGCGGCGTGCCGGGGCTCTCTCGGGCGGACAAGCCCGGCGGCTGGCCTTTGCGCTCGCGATGGTGGGCAATCCGGCGGTGCTGTACCTGGACGAGCCCACCACCGGCATGGACGCGGGCAGCCGTCAGGGGTTCTGGGCCGCTGTGGAGCGGCTCAAGCGCGGGGGCCGCACCATCCTGCTCACCACCCACTACCTGGAGGAAGCCGAGCGCACCGCAGACCGCGTGGTGGTCATGAACGCGGGGCGCATCCTGGCGGACGGCACGCCGGGAGCCCTGCGTTCCAGCATCGCCACCTCGCACGTGCGCTTCCAGTCGGACCTGGTACTGACCGAACTCCAGCACCTGCCCGGCGTGGAGGGTGCCGAGGTGGATGAACGCGGCCACGCCACCCTTACCACCCGGACGCCCGAAGCCCTGCTCACCGCACTGGTGCAGTCGGGAACCCCCTTTTCCCAGCTGGAAGTGACGCGGGCCAGCCTGGAAGACGCGTTTATGAGCCTGACGGGGAGCGTGAAGGCGTGA
- a CDS encoding single-stranded DNA-binding protein: MADLDRAREALRASLTAWAVAEVRAGQARVTLVPAPDALALHLERVDAGWALSWACDSVTPPVVRARLTVCGVTREGLATGHTLNDARLCALADAAHFFGLPLPEEAQWVEYDPEDGANTADLDAETERAAAPSAQAVALLPEPPRDPQMDKARRHIEDLLEQLKAAGKGGDATRVLLRGYGETVEESRGIYKELQAILKG, encoded by the coding sequence ATGGCCGATCTTGACCGTGCCCGTGAAGCCCTGCGCGCTTCTCTGACCGCCTGGGCGGTGGCCGAGGTGCGCGCCGGTCAGGCCCGCGTGACGCTGGTGCCTGCTCCCGATGCCCTCGCCCTGCACCTGGAACGGGTGGATGCGGGCTGGGCATTGAGCTGGGCTTGCGACAGCGTGACCCCACCCGTCGTGCGCGCACGCCTAACGGTGTGCGGCGTGACCCGCGAGGGGCTGGCAACGGGCCATACCCTGAACGACGCCCGTCTGTGCGCCCTGGCTGACGCCGCCCACTTCTTCGGTCTGCCCTTGCCCGAGGAAGCGCAGTGGGTGGAATACGACCCCGAGGACGGAGCGAACACGGCGGACCTTGACGCCGAGACCGAGCGGGCCGCCGCGCCCAGTGCCCAGGCCGTGGCCCTGCTGCCCGAGCCTCCGCGCGATCCGCAAATGGACAAGGCCCGTCGGCACATTGAGGACCTGCTGGAGCAGCTCAAGGCGGCGGGCAAGGGCGGCGACGCGACGCGCGTGTTGCTGCGCGGCTACGGCGAGACGGTGGAAGAGAGCCGGGGCATCTACAAAGAACTCCAGGCCATCCTCAAAGGCTAG
- a CDS encoding metallophosphoesterase, producing MQKFIAVGDVHADWDGLWAALKAASCVTPDGLPTPPVQAGVYQVVLIGDLVHPKSERDYERLTGLSRFNPRNPDHLFVAAREQVRELERLRAYQSAAPHAVHLILGNHDDAVLNTSYVLGTQAGLVHVEFDPEHGGVHLPEHLRGWMGEFLRELRVGRVQFAHVSPLPAHAYYDDLFYADHSAKRWFRESPEYVHMAGLSFGVYGHTQMERGILLDEEAGFAMIDALHTREYLELLIDSSQDSPIQSVRAVPF from the coding sequence ATGCAGAAATTCATCGCAGTGGGCGACGTACACGCGGACTGGGACGGACTGTGGGCGGCCCTCAAGGCCGCGAGTTGCGTGACCCCGGACGGCCTGCCCACGCCGCCGGTGCAGGCCGGGGTATACCAGGTGGTGTTGATCGGTGACCTCGTGCATCCCAAGAGCGAGCGCGACTACGAGCGCCTGACGGGCCTCTCGCGCTTCAACCCCCGCAACCCCGATCACCTGTTCGTCGCTGCCCGCGAGCAGGTGCGGGAGCTCGAACGTCTGCGCGCCTACCAATCGGCTGCGCCGCACGCCGTTCACCTGATCCTGGGCAACCACGACGACGCCGTGCTCAACACCTCTTACGTGCTGGGTACCCAGGCGGGGCTGGTTCATGTGGAATTCGATCCTGAACATGGTGGGGTTCACCTGCCCGAGCACCTGCGCGGCTGGATGGGCGAGTTTCTGCGTGAGCTGCGGGTGGGCCGCGTACAGTTCGCCCACGTCTCGCCCCTGCCTGCGCACGCCTACTACGATGATCTGTTCTACGCCGATCACAGCGCCAAACGCTGGTTTCGTGAATCCCCAGAATACGTGCATATGGCGGGCCTGAGTTTCGGCGTTTACGGTCACACGCAGATGGAACGCGGCATCCTGCTGGACGAGGAGGCGGGCTTTGCCATGATCGACGCCCTGCATACCCGCGAGTACCTCGAACTGCTGATCGATTCTTCGCAGGACTCCCCCATACAGAGCGTACGGGCGGTGCCCTTTTGA